A portion of the Juglans microcarpa x Juglans regia isolate MS1-56 chromosome 1D, Jm3101_v1.0, whole genome shotgun sequence genome contains these proteins:
- the LOC121257182 gene encoding probable leucine-rich repeat receptor-like protein kinase At2g33170 encodes MSGNINSRSIVGLRFIGFLLVATLLFCISEGLNSEGLYLLELRKGLGDHFNFLGNWNSTDQTPCGWVGVTCTSDNDPVVYSLHLNSKNLSGTLSSSIGGLVHLTELNLSDNELTGDIPREIGNCSMLKHLYLNNNQFDGQLPAELGNLSRLIGLNVCNNRISGPIPEEFGNLSLLVDFVVYTNNLTGPLPRSIGNLKQLTSFKAGQNAISGSIPAEIGGCESLKFLGLTQNNIEGKIPKEIGMLGKLKDLILHSNQLSGFIPKELGNCTSLVTLALNDNDLGGSIPKEIGNLKSLWKLYLYRNKLNGTMPREVGNLSLALEIDFSENYLTGEIPSEFSKITNLSLLYLFQNQLTGVIPNELSSLMNLTKVDLSINQLTGPIPFGFQSLTNMTMLQLFNNFLSGSIPPGLGLYSRLWVLDLSNNQLTGRIPPHLCQHFNLILLNLDSNKLHGNIPVGVINCQSLVQLRLVGNNLTGSFPSDLCKLVNLSAVELDQNSFSGPIPPVIGNCQKLQRLHIAENYFTSELPKEIGNLSQLVTFNVSSNLLTGRILPEIVNCKMLQRLDLSQNRFIDVLPNELGILLQLELLRLSENNFSGQIPSALGNLSHLTELQMGGNSFSGEIPLELGSLSSLQIALNLSNNNLTGRIPEELGNLKILEYLYLNNNQLTGEIPSTFENLSSLLGCNFSYNDLTGPLPSVPLFQNMDINSFTGNKGLCGGLLQGCSGKSSSSSIPSLERVGAPQGKIITAIAAAVGGVSLILIVILLYFMRRPAETVPSLQDKDIPSPDSDIYFPPKDGFTFQDLVEATNNFHDSYVVGRGACGTVYKAVMHSGKTIAVKKLASNREGNNIENSFRAEISTLGKIRHRNIVKLYGFCYHHDSNLLLYEYMAKGSLGEMLHGASCSLEWPTRFTIALGAAEGLSYLHHDCKPRIIHRDIKSNNILLDEGFEAHVGDFGLAKVIDMPQSKSMSAVAGSYGYIAPEYAYTMKVTEKCDIYSYGVVLLELLTGKTPVQPLDQGGDLVTWVRKYVRDHSLTSVILDPRLNLEDKSIVEHMLTVLKIALMCTSMSHLDRPSMREVVSMLIESNE; translated from the exons ATGTCGGGGAATATCAATTCGAGGAGCATTGTGGGATTGAGGTTTATCGGGTTCTTGCTTGTTGCTACCttacttttttgtatttcaGAGGGGTTGAATTCGGAGGGGCTTTACCTCCTGGAGCTGAGAAAGGGTCTTGGCGatcattttaactttttggGAAATTGGAACTCCACTGATCAAACACCATGTGGATGGGTTGGTGTGACTTGCACCTCTGATAATGATCCCGTCGTCTATTCACTTCACTTGAATTCAAAGAATCTTTCTGGAACCCTGAGCTCTAGCATTGGTGGTTTGGTCCATCTTACTGAGCTTAATCTCTCTGATAATGAGCTCACTGGAGACATACCTAGGGAGATTGGAAACTGTTCCATGTTGAAGCATctttatttgaataataatcaattTGATGGGCAACTTCCTGCTGAGTTGGGGAATCTGTCTCGTTTAATAGGATTGAATGTATGCAACAATAGAATATCTGGCCCTATTCCGGAGGAGTTCGGAAACTTGTCTTTATTGGTTGATTTTGTGGTATATACCAACAATCTCACAGGCCCATTACCTCGTTCTATTGGGAATCTCAAGCAGCTAACTTCATTTAAAGCTGGGCAAAATGCTATTTCTGGTAGCATACCAGCCGAAATAGGTGGATGTGAGAGCTTGAAATTTCTTGGTCTTACCCAAAATAATATAGAAGGGAAAATACCAAAGGAAATTGGGATGCTGGGCAAGTTGAAAGATCTGATTCTACATTCAAACCAGCTTTCGGGGTTTATCCCAAAGGAACTTGGGAACTGTACAAGCCTTGTGACCCTTGCTTTGAATGATAATGATCTCGGGGGATCTATACCTAAGGAGATTGGGAACCTCAAATCATTGTGGAAGTTGTACCTATATAGGAATAAGTTGAATGGAACGATGCCAAGGGAGGTTGGGAATCTTTCTCTGGCCCTTGAAATTGATTTCTCGGAGAACTATTTGACAGGTGAGATCCCCTCCGAGTTCAGTAAGATCACAAACTTAAGCTTACTGTACCTTTTCCAGAACCAGCTTACAGGTGTTATACCAAATGAGCTCAGTAGCTTGATGAACCTGACAAAAGTTGACCTCTCAATTAATCAGCTCACAGGTCCTATTCCATTTGGGTTTCAGTCTTTGACTAACATGACCATGTTGCAGCTTTTCAACAACTTTCTGAGTGGCAGCATTCCTCCGGGGCTTGGTCTTTACAGCAGACTTTGGGTGCTCGATTTATCAAACAACCAACTAACAGGAAGAATACCACCTCATCTTTGCCAACACTTTAACTTGATTTTGTTGAATCTGGATTCTAATAAGCTGCATGGAAATATCCCAGTTGGGGTCATCAACTGCCAATCATTGGTGCAACTTCGTCTAGTTGGAAACAACCTTACTGGAAGCTTCCCGTCAGACTTGTGCAAATTAGTGAACCTTTCTGCTGTTGAATTGGATCAAAACAGTTTCAGCGGTCCAATTCCTCCAGTTATTGGGAACTGCCAAAAGTTGCAGAGACTTCATATTGCAGAAAATTACTTTACATCAGAGTTGCCTAAGGAAATAGGAAATCTATCTCAATTGGTGACTTTTAATGTTTCTTCGAACTTGCTTACGGGAAGGATTCTGCCTGAAATTGTTAATTGCAAGATGCTTCAACGGCTTGATCTCAGCCAAAATAGGTTTATAGATGTGTTACCAAATGAGCTCGGAATCCTTTTGCAGCTGGAGCTTCTCAGACTatcagaaaataatttttctggaCAAATACCTTCAGCATTGGGAAACCTCTCCCACTTGACAGAGTTGCAGATGGGTGGCAATTCTTTTTCTGGTGAAATACCTCTTGAGTTGGGTTCTCTTTCAAGCTTGCAGATTGCATTGAATCTGAGCAATAATAATCTCACTGGGAGAATACCAGAAGAGCTTGGCAATCTTAAAATACTGGAATACCTCTACCTCAATAATAATCAATTGACTGGTGAAATTCCCAGCACATTCGAAAATCTGTCGAGTTTATTGGGCTGCAATTTCTCATACAATGACCTTACTGGACCTTTACCTTCTGTACCACTGTTTCAGAACATGGACATCAACAGCTTCACTGGGAACAAAGGGCTTTGTGGTGGCCTTCTTCAAGGTTGCAGTGGaaaatcatcttcatcatctatTCCATCTTTGGAAAGAGTTGGTGCTCCTCAGGGTAAAATCATTACAGCAATTGCGGCTGCTGTGGGTGGGGTTTCTCTCATTCTAATTGTGATTCTTCTATATTTCATGAGACGTCCAGCTGAGACAGTTCCTTCCTTGCAAGATAAGGACATTCCATCGCCAGATTCAGACATCTATTTTCCACCAAAAGATGGGTTCACTTTCCAAGATCTGGTTGAGGCCACAAACAATTTTCATGACAGCTATGTTGTTGGAAGGGGAGCTTGTGGAACAGTTTATAAAGCAGTCATGCATTCTGGAAAGACCATTGCCGTTAAGAAGCTAGCATCTAACAGGGAGGGGAACAACATTGAGAACAGTTTTCGGGCCGAGATTTCAACTCTTGGGAAGATTAGGCATCGTAACATTGTGAAGCTATATGGTTTCTGCTATCATCATGATTCCAATCTGCTTCTCTATGAGTACATGGCTAAGGGTAGCTTGGGTGAAATGCTTCATGGGGCCTCTTGTAGTCTGGAATGGCCAACTCGGTTCACAATAGCTCTTGGAGCTGCTGAAGGTCTTTCTTATTTACATCATGATTGCAAACCAAGGATTATTCACCGTGATATAAAGTCCAATAATATTCTACTAGATGAAGGCTTTGAAGCCCATGTTGGTGACTTTGGTTTGGCAAAAGTAATCGACATGCCTCAATCTAAATCAATGTCAGCGGTCGCAGGATCATATGGGTACATTGCTCCAG AATATGCATACACTATGAAGGTTACAGAAAAATGTGACATCTATAGCTATGGAGTGGTTTTATTAGAGTTGCTAACTGGAAAAACTCCTGTACAACCACTAGATCAAGGGGGTGATCTTGTCACATGGGTGAGAAAGTACGTTCGAGACCATTCATTGACATCTGTGATACTTGACCCGAGACTGAATCTTGAAGACAAAAGTATAGTTGAACACATGCTTACCGTCTTAAAAATTGCTTTGATGTGCACAAGTATGTCGCATTTGGACCGACCATCAATGCGAGAAGTCGTCTCGATGCTTATCGAGTCTAATGAGTGA